A stretch of Falco rusticolus isolate bFalRus1 chromosome 2, bFalRus1.pri, whole genome shotgun sequence DNA encodes these proteins:
- the CLDN14 gene encoding claudin-14 — protein MASSAVQLLGFALSLLGLIGTLIATILPHWWRTAHVGTNIITAVAYMKGLWMECVWHSTGIYQCQVHRSQLALPRDLQAARAMMVISCVLSVLACVIAVIGMKCTQCAKGTSAKASIAVTGGIIFILAGLVCLVPVSWTTNDVVTEFYNPMLPSGMKYEIGQALYLGFISASLTILGGALLCTSSQCHGNETPYQTQPSSVRRTAPSYRPPTVYKGNHASSLTSASHSGYRLNDYV, from the coding sequence ATGGCAAGCTCGGCTGTTCAGTTACTTGGCTTTGCTCTAAGCCTGCTCGGCCTAATTGGGACATTAATTGCTACTATTCTGCCGCACTGGTGGCGGACGGCACACGTAGGCACCAATATTATAACAGCTGTGGCCTATATGAAAGGGCTTTGGATGGAGTGCGTCTGGCACAGCACCGGCATCTACCAGTGCCAAGTCCACCGCTCCCAGCTGGCGCTGCCCCGTGACCTCCAAGCCGCCCGTGCCATGATGGTAATTTCCTGCGTCCTTTCTGTGCTGGCATGCGTGATTGCTGTCATTGGTATGAAGTGCACGCAGTGTGCCAAGGGGACTTCTGCCAAAGCCTCCATCGCAGTCACTGGGGGGATCATTTTCATCCTGGCCGGTCTCGTTTGCCTGGTACCTGTTTCGTGGACCACTAACGACGTCGTTACAGAGTTCTACAACCCCATGCTTCCCAGCGGGATGAAGTACGAGATAGGTCAAGCTCTTTACCTTGGCTTCATCTCGGCATCTTTAACGATCCTCGGTGGTGCTCTGCTGTGCACATCAAGCCAGTGTCATGGGAATGAGACACCTTACCAGACGCAGCCCAGCAGCGTAAGAAGGACTGCTCCCTCCTATAGACCACCAACTGTCTACAAGGGAAACCACGCTTCTTCCCTGACATCTGCTTCCCATAGTGGCTACAGATTAAATGACTATGTGTGA